CATCTCAATTGTCTTGTGTGGTTTCCTTTCCTTGTTTCCGGGCTGTCATCTTTATTGATCTGAAAACAGGCTAGGTgaaagctacagttgaagtcggaagtttatacatagacctcagccaaatacatttaaactcagtttttcacaattgctgacatttaatcctagtaaaaattccctgtcttaggtcagttaggatcaccactttattttaagaatgtgaaatgtcagaataatagtagagagaatgatttatttcagctttgataTCTTTCATCacatgggtcagaagtttacatacactcaattagtatttggtagcattgcctttaaattgtttaacttgggtcaaacggtgaattttggcccattcctcctgacagagctggtgaaactgagtcaggtttgtaggcctcctggctcgcacacacactttttcagttcagcccacaaattttctataggattgaggtcagggctttgtgatagccactccaataccttgactttgttgtccttaagccattttgccacaactttggaagtatgcttggggtcattgtccatttggaagacccatttgcgaccaagctttaacttcctgactgatgtcttgagatgttgcttcaatatatccacataattttacttcctcatgatgccatctattttgtgaagtgcaccagtccttcctgcagcaaagcacccccacaacatgatgctgccagccccgtgcttcatggttgggatggtgttcttcgtcttgcaagcatccccctttttcctccaaacataacgatggtcattatgaccaaacagttctatttttgtttcatcagaccagaggacatttctccaaaaagtacgatctttgtccccatgtgcagttgcaaaccatagtctggcttttttatggtggttttggagcagtggcttcttccttgctgagcggcctttcaggttatgtcgatataggacttgttttactgtggatataaatacttttgtacctgtttcctccagcatcttcacaagctcctttgctgttgttctgggattgatttgtacttttcgcacaaaagtacgttaatctctaggagacagaacgcatcttcttcctgagcggtatgacggctgcgtggtcccatggtgtttatacttgcgtactattgtttgtatcgatgaacgtggtaccttcaggcatttggaaattgctcccaaggatgaaccagacttgtggaggtctacaattttttttctgaggtcttggctgatttcttttgattttcccatgatgtcaagcaaagaggcactgagtttgaaggtaggccttgaaatacatccacaggcacacctccaattgactcaaatgatgtcaattagcctattagtagattctaaatccatgacataattttctggaattttcgaagctgtttaaaggcacagtcaacttagtgtatgtaaacttctgacccactagaattgtgatacagtgaattataagtgaaataatctgtctgtaaacaatgtcctaaccgacttgtcctaaccgacttgccgatgtcctaaccgacttgccaaaactatagtttgtttacaagaaatttgtggagtggttgaaaaacgagttttaatgactccaacctaagtgtatgtgaacttccgacttcaactgtatattaatcTTTCCATGGGCAGTATATGTAGTTCTTGCTTTGTTGTTTATCAGACATTTATCTCTCACTTCCTTATCCCCCTGTCTGTAGATGACGAAGATGAGTATGAGGAGGTAGATGGGGGAAAGGCAGAGGCTGGAGTAGGAGGTGGAGCCTCAACAGCTGCCCCACTTCCATCCCCCGCCCCTTAACTCAGCCAACCACAGAGCACAGCCAAGCCTGCTGCCTCAACCTAACCATCAGCCATGGcccagacagagatggagaggaagcgaGACATCCCACTCCCTCATTTTTTTGGGTTCATATAGAGTCAATGAACTAAGCAGACCAAACCCAGCTGCTAATGCATTGAAGCCTATGTGAGAGCCACCTCATTAAGTAGACCGGAACTGATCCTTTTTTTTCTCAGTGGTAAACGGCCTGAGAGGGACATCttaatttatccaccatctttggtcCAGACTCATAGATACTTCCTGCAggagtaggatgaagttgcccctagacattGGTCTAATGTCAGTTTTGAGTTTTCCCTCCtcgtggttaaggttaggattgggggaggctAAGCTGATCCATGATCAGTGCCTATGGACAACATCTACCTGAAGCACACCTGCACAGGTGATAGACAGAGCCTTCTGACACAAAACTCTCCTGGGACTTCCTCCCAAAGCTGTGGTTGGATGCAGCTGGATGTGGACATGTTTTTTCCCAATAGGAGTGCATTTCAGGAGTCAGGAAGTTCACTATAGGAAGGCTTTTTAGTCTGATTAAATTGACGTCTGAGTTtacctatttattttatttgttaaagAAATATGCTAACACGGTCGTTTTTTGTGGCTCATTTTAGTGTTCCCTCAGACTGCCATTGTAGCGTTTTGTCTAAGCAGCAGTGTTGTGTTTCTTTAATGAAGTTGGCAAGATGCCACCGTCTGAACTACATCGTTAGAGAATATCATCAGCTGAACATCTCAAACAAGAACTTCCAGAAGATTTTTTTGCCTTTTAttgttcttttttttaaatgaaaaagtataaaaatatatatatatttggttaCATTATGAATTCACATTGgataataatatatacagtaccttcagaaagtattcacacccctttactttttccacattttgttgttacaaggtgggattaaaattgatttaatttgtcaacgatctacataaaacactctgtaatgtcaaagtgaaaaataaaatttgaacatttgtaaaatatttatgaaaaatgtatgagtcatgttagaatcaccttggcagcaattacagctgagtctttctgggtacgtctcgaagagctttccacacctggattgtacaatatttgctaatttttcaaaaaaacAAATCTTCAATCTCTgtgaagttggttgttgatcattgctattttaaagtcttgctatagattttcaagccgatttaagtcaaaactgtaactaggccactcagtaacattcaatgtcgtattggtaagcaactccagtgtataattggccttgtgttttaggttattgtcctgataAGAGAATTTtcctcccagtgtctgttggaaagcagactggatcaggttttcctctaggattttctcTGTGCTTAGTTCCATCCTGTTTATTTTTATACCTCCTAAAACTCCCTAGTTCTtgtcaatgacaagcatacccataacatgatgcagccaccaccttgcttgaaaatatgaacagTGGTACttggtggtgtgttgtgttcaATTTGCCCccaacataatgctttgtattcaggacataaagtacatttctttgcaacattttttgcagttttactttagtgccttattgcaaacaggatgcatgttttggaatatttgtattctgtacaggcttccttctttttactctgtcaattgggttagtattgtggagtaacacaatgttgttgatccatcctcagttttctcctatcacagccattcaactctgtaactgttttaaagtcaccattggcctcatggtgaaatccctgagtggtttccttcctctccgggaactgagttaggaaggacgcctgtatctttgtagtgactgggtgtattgatacaccatccaaaatgtaaataataacttcaccatgctcaaagggatattcaatgtctgttttgtttttttacccatttaccaataggtgcccttctttgcgaagcattggaaaaaccctggtctttgtggttgaacctgtgtttgaaattcacttctcgactgagggaccttagatataattgtatgtgggggtacagagatgaggtagtcattcaaaaatcatgttaaacactgttattgcacacagagtgagtccatgcaacctattatgtgacttgttaagcaaatgtttactcctgaacttatttaggcttggcgtaacaaaggggttgaatacttattgactcaagacatttcagcttttcatttttgatcaatttttttaaatgtctaaaaacattattccactttgacattatggtgtattgtgtgtaggccagtgacacaaaatcgaAATGTAATCTATTATAAATtcatgctgtaacaacacaatgtggaaaaagtcaacgggtgtgaatactttctgaaggcactctagGTTTAATATATATGGCTAGGTTTTTCAATTACTGTAAGAGATGGCAAGCAGACTTTTCTCATAAAAAATATAACTTTTCAAGAAGATATTTTGCCTGCATTTTGTCACAGTGTACATTATATTGCATGCATAAAGTGTGTGAATAAAACAGCTTGTTTGTTCAGGTGTCCTTCTTCCTTTGTGCAGAAAATCGTAATGCACCATTGTCTTTACTGCCTCACTGTAGATACTTTGTCTTCCAGCAGCGTATAGACCATTCAGGGCATGTGGGCCAAAGTCATTTCCGTTGGCCTCCAGCACCATTTCTCTGAGGTATTTCCCTTATGCCTCCCCTTCTTAGCTGTAAACAGGCGTTAGTTCACACATCTCACTGCCTCAGTTCAGCTAACGATGTCAGGGAGCTTGTTGCATAATCCAAATAGCTTCTTCCAGCCcagtggagggtgtgtgtgtgtgtgtgtgtgtggtgaatctTGTGGTGGTGCTTTAACAAGCCACACACCCGGATCCAGATACATAATTTACTTATCTTGTCAATCACGTTTACAGTATGGTTTACTGTTCACAGAATAGTTCACTGTTTACAGAATGGGTTACTGTTCACAGAATAGTTCACTGTTTACAGAATGGTTCACTCTTCACATAATGGTTCACTGTTCACATAACAGTTCTCTGTTCACAGCGTGGTTCACTGTTCACAGCATGGTTCACTGTTAACAGAATGGTTCAGTGTTTACAGAATGGTTCACTGTTCACATAACGGTTCACTGTTCACAGCAGGGTTCAATGTTTACAGCATGGTTCACTGTTCACAGCATGGTTCACTGCAACATTTACAACTTAGGCTCCGCACTGTAATGAGCCCCCTGTTGCTATGTAGGGCAGACAATAAGCTGAATGACTCACAGACACAGTTGTTTTGTTTATGTTGACACTACGGATCAAGGATCAGGGCACACAGACGCGTGCCACTCTCATCTCACACAAGAAAGAGCTAATTTGGTGCCATGGAACAAGTTCCTGAGTTTTTGTTGTCTTGTCACTAACGAAGCAGTGGCTTGGACTGTGTAATGAGTGGCGCTACTTCATAGAGGAGTGCTTTGAAACAGCTGGGTAGATGAGGCTTGAATTGTAAGGAGGCTCCTTTGAGGCGATGGTCATCTCACTAACTCCTCTCAGCTTGTTATTGTGCTCGCATTTCCAGTGATTCTCTGACTGATTCTAATGTCATTTTTTCTTTACCTTGTCTGGATCAATTTGGTGGCACAAATCATCAGTAGGCTAATATAAATGCAATAACAATAGTCATTTCActatatgtttttttgttttgaatTCTGTATCCTTTTGTGTAAGTGTTTCAGACTTGTGGCAGCGAGCTGATCCTAAATCAGTTCAAGGACAGGAAAAACAAATTCTGTATATCTTTATGATTAAGAGTAGACCTAATCTCTCTTTCTTTTTGGCCTTATTTCTCACTGCATGTCACATGGTATAGCGACTATTGCCGTTGGTTTGAAAAGGACAGGCGCTGCTTTTCAAAGCACATGCAATTAGACATCTGCAGGATTGAAAGAAACGCTCTTGCTCCATCCTCAAACTTTATTCTATTGCACGGACTACTGTTGGCTATACagataatcatgttttttttttgccaGACACTTCAGATCCGTGAAAAGTTTGTGTGCAGTATTTATACAAAACCAAATGTCGATTCAAATGGCTAACTATATAGGCGATAAACTGTAGAATTGACAAATATCCACAGAGAAGTGCAaccaacatttcagattttattgAAAAATATAAGTATAAGACATTCTCTTGCACAACAAAAATGTACTGGTTGCTCATAAGTTTATTAACAAACTTAAATAACATAACATACAATATAACTTAATTTCCTAAGCCTATAAGATCTACCAAAAAATATGTTCTTATcttaaagaaagagagacagaatcGTGTATATTCTACAGTTTTGACGTAGAACTTTAACAACAATCGCATAATACAAATTCATAGGACATACTTTATCTTGCATGATATAGGCTACAATCATAATTACAAGTAGCCTACAAGCCCATTTAGTCTCCACCGTCAGGAGTTAAAGCTATAAAATAAATCATTATAAACAAAGATGGAAAAGCAGCACTATGGTACAGAATATTGTGTGTTTTGTGCTAAATGTAAAAACTAATCTTTggcggatggatggatggatgtagtttTCATTTCCCGAAGATCTCCATCATTTTTCTGTTGCTATGGGCTTGTTGCTGTAACTGTTCAGCTCTGGACATCTCCATCATCTGTCGGAGCATGTGGAACGTAAGATCTAGAGATATCGGCGGATCATCggacctcctccccctctccattgaGTCGTCGAGCTGGTTCGCGAAGCCGCTGACGAATCGGCTGATGTTCCCAACTTTGCCTTGTAGAAGACGCTGCGTCAGCTGGAGCTGCAAGGCTCTATTATAGACCGCTGGGGAGCCCTCTGGGTACATGCCTTTCGGTGCGGGCGCAGCAGAGTTGCGGTTCCCGTTGCCCAGTCGGATGTAGTATTCCTCTCCTTGTCGCGTCAGGAGGGGAAGAGACTGTTGCTGCGCGTCGTGATGTGGAGCGGTGGCGCGCTGGACAGCGCCAGGGCTCTCGATAGCCCTACACTCATAGCGCGGTAAGAAAGCAATGAGCAGAACCACGGTGGTGACGAGTAAATTGAGCTTCATGTCAGGGGTTCAACGAAATCTGAAGAAGAAAGGAGACAATTAACTTCACGTCTCCCGCAATCATTATAATTTTTGTACAATACGTTGATGCGTAATTTGTTCGTAAAATTGAGATGCATTCGTTGCATGCGATGAAGTTGCAGGATAATATAAAATACATGTGCATGACTGAAAGTAAAAGTTTCAATTGTGATGAGAATACACTGTCTATTATTTTAAATTCCTGTCATCTCTACCATTATCAGACTAGGAATTTACAGccataaataaattaaatagaaTATGTACATGCAAAGTAATCCATTTAGTGGTCCATAAATCCAGGGGTTGGTGAAACGTCCACAAAATCAAAACGAGATAGCAGAGAGGGAATATATGAATTATGCGTGCATCTTTGAGTATCCATCAAGTTAATTTGGAAATCTATGAACAGCTTTCCATGTTGAGGAATAACATGTAATGGCACCTGCCAACACACAAatgaaaataacattttaaaatgaagtATGATCTATGCATGGACTTGTTGCCAGCATATATGGTCTCATACCTTCAGTTGGGTCGTTGTGTCCCTGGATTTGAGGTATTTGTTGAGAACTCTCTTCCTCTTCCACGAGTGATGGATCAAGATATGTGTATAAGGAGTTCTTCAAATAAAGGACGGCAGTTTGGATTTATATAGCCAAGACCCGCGACAAGTGTCACGCTCTGAGCTCAGAGATTGCGTATGCGCGGAGTTACATTGGTGTAACTTGAATGAACGCCTCTGTGAAAGTCTGGGGTAGTTTGAATGAGATGAGTCATAAATGTtggttgtgtgcgtgcgtgtgtgtgtgtgtttagaataCAACATATTTTCCAACACGCACACAGGCTTGGATGCAGACATAATTATTTGTCCATAGTTGTTCTTTATCTCAGTGGCTGGTCTGTTCTACAAAAAGGAGACCTGTATTATGTCATGCACAAGTCCTGTTCAGAAAATAGACAGAATTGTAATTTtggtggtgcacttcacaaaatgatTCTCACTCAGACAATCAAATGCCAGACTTTGTGCCCTGAATTAGAAATTAGAAATAAAATATTGCTGAGACATGATTAATATTTATAACAGATTACCTCAGAGTACATTctaaattaatataattataCTAATGAACTTCAAGAACAACAGATTGGTCTGAAATGCATTGTCCAATATTTCATGGCAATCCCTTAAAATGTCTTGAACAGAATGTTCGGAATGCTATAGGAGCTTACTAGCTcaacttaaaaaaataaatatatatggcCCTTTTCAAGCACTGTCTGTGGATTATAGTTCCTCAACTTTTCTTAAACATGATTACACACCAACATACACTGAATGGCCagcttattaggtacaccaccccattcacaaaatgacagtgagtcacgtggctgtggcttgctatataaagcaggcagacaggcaccaaggcattcagttactgtttgattgaacattagaatgggcAAGCGAGTGACCTAAGCGGCTTTGAGAGTGATATAATCGTCGGTGGAGGCGCGCTGGTTCCAGTTTCTCAGAAACGGCCGGCCTCCTGGACTTTTCACacatgacagtgtctagggtttaccgagaatgatgagacaaaaaaaaaaacagtcagcggcagtcctttGGGCAAAAACAGCTTGTTAATGATAGAGGTCGAAGGAGAAGGGAATGAATTGTGGAAGCTAACAGGCTGGCCACAAGCAGGCAAATAATGGTTCAATAGCTCAGAGTGGACTGGTGGCGGTGGCTATTGAAGCAGACGACCAcactgggttccactcctatcggctccagtgggcatgcgatcaccaacactggacaattgaggaatGGAAAAATATagcctggtccgacgaatcctgGTTCCAGttgtgtcatgctgatggcagaatCAGGATTTAGCATAAGTctatggccccatcctgcctggtgtcaacagtacaggctggaGGCGGTGgtataatggtgtggggaatgttttcctggcacacgttagttcccttgataccaattgagcaatatTTGAATgccacaccttgtagaatccatgccccgaagaattcaggctgttttggagacaaaggggggtccgacctggtactagatgggtgtacctaatgaactggccactgagtgtagaTGTACACAATGTAAGTTAGTGAAGTCtggtgaaagtctacacaccccttgtacagtcttcacattttgctgtcCTAAAATTAAATCTATAAAGGATTTCATTTTTTCCCTACAGatcacattttcaaagtgaaagaaagttATAGAACATTTTCCAAATATATAGACAAAATTAAAAACAATGTATTGATTGcttatgtcttcacaccccagagttcaTTCTCGGTGGAAGCATTTTtgacagccattacagctgtgaatcattttgatCCCTTTGTATTTTcttgtattgtggtggcagcatcatgttatgggtatgcttgttgtcgacagggactggggagtttgtcaggatcaaaagaaACTTGAAAGGAgcaaaatgattcacagctgtaatggctgccaaatgCACTTCCATCAAGTATTAACTGTATTGATGTCTTGAAACCTCAGAGTTAATACTTGATGGAAGTGCATTTGGCAGCCAtaacagctgtgaatcattttgaataagattctaccaacaAACCTTGCACTTTTAGGGGAACATATAtctattgtttttgtcaaaactGCTCAACCTCAGTAAATAtggttgggaatcattgatggacagcaatattcacATTTTGGCTCAAATTTCTTACCTAGATTTTAATCAGGACAAAGAATGGACGTTCAGGTacactcaacacctcttggaaagccattgTGGTGTGTCTTTGACATTCAAATATGTGTAATTGTGTTGTGGAAATAAAACTCCAGGGTTAGGTTTTTAGAAGACTGAGTCAGGTTTTCCTCTAAcattttacctgggctttgctccttttTGAATTCAGAGTGTATCCGAATGTATTCCTCCACTTTAACGAGGTACTAGAGGTGGGTGACACTGGTGGTAGACTCTGACATCTATTTTACAGAGGAGTGGGAAGACAAATAGGCCAAATGTTAGTGGTGAGACATTTACCTCCAAGTTGGTATTACTGCCAATGAATGGATCTTGGTTTATTTAATGACTAATATTAACAGCCCTACCTTTGGCACAGCCAGGCTGGCATATGCAGGAACAAATTTAACTCATTGtcctgtgtgtttttgtttgtttgtttgttagttgtccctctctctgtcattttAGCCTTTCCAGTATTTTTTACTTTTTACACATCAAGTCCCTGCTTTATTTGGTTAATTACATGTACACTTGGCAAATGCTTAAAATAAATGAGTGACAGATACAATACTACGCATGTGTTCTTGAGGACAGGTAGATTAATTATGCACAGGTAGGCCAACTGATCAGCTGAATTAATTAGATATCAACTCCCTGTTGTCTGTCAGTATctgttatacagtgcattcagaaagtattcaaaccccttgacttatttcacagtttgttacgttacagccttattctaaagtggattaaattggttacacacaataccccatgatgacaaagcaaaaacaggtttttagaatttattgcaaatttaaaaaataaacaataaattaaatatcacatttacataagtattcaaaccctttactcagtactttgttgaagcacctttagcagcgattacagcctcgagtattcttgggcacacctgtatttgtttggcacacctgtatttggggagtttctcccgttcttctctgtagatcctctcaagctctgtcaggttggatggggagcgtcgctgcacagctattttcaggtctctccagagatgttcgatcgggtttcaGTCTGGGCTCTACCTaggccgctcaaggacattcagagacttatcccgaagccactcctgcattgtcttggctgtgtgcttaggatcgttgtcctatcagtaggtgaacctttgccccagtctgaggtcctgagaacaggttttcatcaaggatctctctgtactttgctccattcatcgttccctctatcctgactagtctcccagtccctaatgctgaaaaacatccccatagcatgatgctgccaccacatagggatggtgccattcttcctccagatgtgatgcttggcattcaggccaaagagttcaatcttggtttcatcagactagagaatattgtttctcatggtctgagagtcctttaggtgccttttggcaaactccaagcaggctgtcatgtgccttttgtgTTCAGAGCTGGTTCGTGTTCATAGCTGGGTCGTGTTCAGAGCTGGGTCATGTTCAGAGCTGGGTCGTGTTCAGAGCTGGGTCATGTTCAGAGTTGGGTCGTTTTCAGAGCTGGGTCATGATCATTAGGCAAGGCAACGGGAGAAAacgcttgtgtgtttgtgtccgtctgtctgtccgtccatgtgtgtgtggttgccTGCGCACAGGAGAACGGCAGGAGGCAGAAGTCCCAGCTGTGTGAGAAGTTTGACCATCTGTACGCCATcttggaggagaggaagagggacttAAGTTCTAAGGTGATGGCCGAGCAGGAAGAGAAGCTTAACTACATCCGTGGTCTAACTAAGAAGTACAAAGAGCACCTGGAGCAGAGCTGTAGGACCTTAGAGACAGGCATACAGACCATGGAGGAACCAGAGATGGCCGTCTTCTTACAGGTGACTGACACAAACACTCTCCCTTAACATTCAGGCTTGAATCCTGATTCAACTTTTCACATAAATCAGGAATTTAGAGTAACCCTTTCCATTTCTTTGTCTTACAGACTGTAAAAGACCTCCTTAAAAGGTGAGTACACATACTGATGGAACAAAGTGTGTATCATGTACTACATTATGTACATGTCTCTAAAAACTATACACAAGGTAAAGCCTgactctccctgtgtgtgtgtgtcaggactgGGGAGGCGTCGAGTACCTCCCACCTGGAGAAGGTGGAGCAAGGATATGAGGCAATGGATCACTACACCGTTAACTTCTGGAGAGAGGGCAGGGCCCTGCGTAGCATTGACTTCATCTCAGGTAGAAAGAGTTGGTAGTGAAACATCTTATTGTGTCTCTTTCCGTCTGCCCCTGCAGGGTGGGGTGCATCTCAATTGTCTTGTGTGGTTTCCTTTCCTTGTTTCCGGGCTGTCATCTTTATTGATCTGAAAACAGGCTAGGTgaaagctacagttgaagtcggaagtttatacatagacctcagccaaatacatttaaactcagtttttcacaattgctgacatttaatcctagtaaaaattccctgtcttaggtcagttaggatcaccactttattttaagaatgtgaaatgtcagaataatagtagagagaatgatttatttcagctttgataTCTTTCATCacatgggtcagaagtttacatacactcaattagtatttggtagcattgcctttaaattgtttaacttgggtcaaacggtgaattttggcccattcctcctgacagagctggtgaaactgagtcaggtttgtaggcctcctggctcgcacacacgctttttcagttcagcccacaaattttctataggattgaggtcagggctttgtgatagccactccaataccttgactttgttgtccttaagccattttgccacaactttggaagtatgcttggggtcattgtccatttggaagacccatttgcgaccaagctttaacttcctgactgatgtcttgagatgttgcttcaatatatccacataattttacttcctcatgatgccatctattttgtgaagtgcaccagtccttcctgcagcaaagcacccccacaacatgatgctgccagccccgtgcttcatggttgggatggtgttcttcgtcttgcaagcatccccctttttcctccaaacataacgatggtcattatgaccaaacagttctatttttgtttcatcagaccagaggacatttctccaaaaagtacgatctttgtccccatgtgcagttgcaaaccatagtctggcttttttatggtggttttggagcagtggcttcttccttgctgagcggcctttcaggttatgtcgatataggacttgttttact
The window above is part of the Salvelinus namaycush isolate Seneca chromosome 7, SaNama_1.0, whole genome shotgun sequence genome. Proteins encoded here:
- the LOC120050341 gene encoding corticoliberin-like, translated to MKLNLLVTTVVLLIAFLPRYECRAIESPGAVQRATAPHHDAQQQSLPLLTRQGEEYYIRLGNGNRNSAAPAPKGMYPEGSPAVYNRALQLQLTQRLLQGKVGNISRFVSGFANQLDDSMERGRRSDDPPISLDLTFHMLRQMMEMSRAEQLQQQAHSNRKMMEIFGK